One Clarias gariepinus isolate MV-2021 ecotype Netherlands chromosome 5, CGAR_prim_01v2, whole genome shotgun sequence genomic region harbors:
- the sox21b gene encoding transcription factor Sox-21-B, with the protein MSKSSDHVKRPMNAFMVWSRAQRRQMAQENPKMHNSEISKRLGAEWKLLTDTEKRPFIDEAKRLRALHMKEHPDYKYRPRRKPKTLAKKEKFSLALPYGVHAEPETLKPSADSLMRTSDRARILFAPSICANPYSFLDFGSKMADFSPPPPPPPPLPPAMPSFPYPSSLGFPHFPGVHAHTSAHNPAFLMPCNCSAWPSSSSSSSSSSSSSSSSSFSTPLAYILLPGVGKTPIEPYHAYATAL; encoded by the coding sequence ATGTCGAAGTCTTCGGACCACGTGAAACGCCCGATGAACGCCTTCATGGTCTGGTCTCGAGCCCAGCGGCGGCAGATGGCACAAGAGAACCCGAAAATGCACAACTCCGAGATCAGTAAGCGTCTCGGCGCCGAGTGGAAGCTGCTGACCGACACGGAGAAGCGCCCCTTCATCGACGAGGCCAAGCGACTCCGCGCGCTGCACATGAAGGAGCACCCCGACTACAAGTACCGGCCCAGACGGAAACCGAAGACGCTCGCCAAGAAAGAGAAGTTCTCCTTGGCCCTGCCGTATGGCGTGCACGCGGAACCCGAGACACTAAAGCCCAGCGCAGACTCCCTGATGCGCACTTCGGACAGGGCGAGGATCCTGTTTGCACCGTCCATCTGCGCTAACCCCTACTCGTTTTTGGATTtcggatccaagatggcggacTTCTCGCCACCCCCGCCTCCTCCGCCTCCTCTTCCCCCGGCGATGCCGTCCTTCCCGTATCCGTCCTCGCTGGGTTTCCCGCATTTCCCAGGCGTTCATGCGCACACGAGTGCACACAACCCGGCCTTTCTGATGCCATGCAACTGCAGCGCGTGGCCTTCATCGTCATCGTCATCTTCGTCTTCTTCGTCGTCTTCATCATCGTCATCGTTTTCAACGCCATTAGCATACATCCTGCTGCCTGGCGTCGGGAAAACGCCGATCGAACCGTATCACGCTTACGCCACCGCGTTATGA